The Deltaproteobacteria bacterium genome contains a region encoding:
- a CDS encoding M48 family metallopeptidase produces MAERSSGEGGGIRAQALHQGVMMPVFTVGKTEIPYDIKESARAKRMRLTLTVDRLSVTVPKDSEQTSIDQFLRQNENWVFTKWQEIQENPPFNPWPERFEPGAKVFFNGRWEPIVGRTTTLSRSIVARYREGICLEVPETGVSEADIQRQIRALERKLARINSP; encoded by the coding sequence TTCATCAAGGAGTGATGATGCCCGTCTTTACCGTTGGTAAGACTGAGATCCCCTATGACATCAAAGAGAGTGCGCGGGCGAAGCGGATGCGCCTGACGCTGACTGTCGATCGGCTATCTGTGACCGTGCCAAAAGATAGTGAGCAGACTTCCATTGATCAATTCTTACGTCAAAACGAGAATTGGGTTTTCACGAAGTGGCAGGAGATTCAAGAGAATCCTCCATTCAACCCATGGCCGGAGAGGTTCGAACCGGGAGCAAAAGTATTTTTCAATGGAAGGTGGGAGCCGATAGTAGGCCGAACTACTACACTATCGCGTAGTATCGTTGCCCGATACCGGGAAGGGATATGCCTGGAGGTTCCGGAGACTGGGGTCTCTGAGGCAGATATTCAAAGACAAATCAGAGCATTAGAGCGCAAACTTGCAAGAATTAATAGCCCCTGA